Below is a genomic region from Neorhizobium galegae.
TCTGGCGGCAGAAAGGTCTCTGGTTGATGGCTTCTGGCGGGGTTGGCCTGCTGAGCGCCTATTGCCTTCTCGCCTCTCAATCGGCGACCTCCGCCATCACCACTGCCGGCGTTCTGGCGCTTTGCGTCGGTTATATGCCGGTCGCGCATCTTTTCCCCAATCACCGCAAGCTGCTGGTCGCCGGACTGGTGGTGATTGGAGTGGTCGCGATAATCGGGGCGCTCCAGATCGGCGCCGTCGATGCGGTCCTCGGCATATTCGGCAAGGATTCGACGCTGACGGGACGGACCTATCTCTGGCAGCAAGGGATCGAGGCAATACGCGAAAACCCGATTCTGGGCACCGGTTATCAGGGTTACTGGGTTCCTGGCTTCGCCGATGCCGAGAGACTGTGGGACGACTTTTTCATCACCGCCCGCAGCGGGTTCCATTTCCACAACACGTTCATCGAGGTCGCCGTCGAGACCGGCCTCGTTGGGCTAGCCCTGCTCTGCATGATCATGCTGACGAACGTCTTCGGCCATCTGAGCGCGATGCTGAGCCGCAACCGCGATCCCGGCTCGACGCTCTTATGCGCGCTGAGCGTTCTGTTGCTGATACGGGCCTTCGTGGAGGTCGACGTGCTTTTCCCCTACCAGATCGGCTCGTTCCTGATGTTCTACGCCGCCGGCCGGCTGACCCTTCGCCAGAAGTCCGCCCCCTTGACCTACCCCTCCAGACCCCGGCGGACCATCATCGCCTGAACTTTTCGGAAAGGTGTCCGGCGAGCCGGAGCGCCAGCGCCACGGCCGGCAATGTCGGGTTGGCATGGCCTCCCGTCGGGAACAGGCCGCTGCCGGCAAGATAAAGATTGCCGATGCCATGGACGCAGCAATCGGCATCGGTCACGCCATCGTCAGGGTTGCCGGACATGGGGCTTAGACCGATCTGGTGATAGCCGTCGAATGCCTGGCTCAGCACGGCCTGCCGCCGCTGGAGGGTATCATGCAGATATTCCAGTCGTCCGAGCCCGGTTCGGCGTAGCCACATATCAAGAATCTCGTGCGATTTCAGGACTGAACTCAAGTCCTGTTCGGTCACTCGGTAGTCGACGACAAGAGCGGCTCGGGTGCCCGCTCCGCCCTGAGGTTGCAGGTGGACCCGGCTTTCCGGATTGGGCACCTGTTCGGCATGGTAGCGAAGCAGATAGCGGCCTTTTGGATTGATGAGCGTGCGCCACGGTTCCATGCGTCGCTTCAACATGTTGAGAACCGATCCGAACAAATCGAACAGGGTGCGGCGATCGGTGCGGATATTCCGCCAATGCTGTCGGCGGTCAATGTTCTCAGGCCCCCTGGCCGTCGGCGCCAGGCCGTTCGAGAGGCGGCGATAGAGACCGAATATCTTCAGGAACAGATAGATGAGCGACAGCGCGCCCGAGCCATGCACGGGGTCGGCAACCGAAATCGCGTCGATCCAGAAGACGCAGTTGAGAAGCTTTTCCTCCGCCTGGATCGCCGGCGTGATCTGCAGCCTGCGACGAAAGACATAGTTTTCGTCGTCGATATTAAAGGCGAAGTGGCTCGCGATCCTGGGCTGGTCGAATTGCAGCACGGCAATGTAGCCAGTGAGGTGTCCCTGGTAGAAGCGGCCAAGCGGCCCCTCGGGGCCGCCCAGTGCCTCCGGCCGCCTCTCCCGCAGGGCGAGCAGCAGGCGGGCATTTTCCAGCCCTCCTCCGGCAAGGACGAAAGCTCTCGCCGTGATCTGGCTTTCCTGTCCGGCGCTGTAGGCCGTGAGACTCTCGACGCGCGCGCGGGACGCATCAAGCGTGATGCCGGCGACGGTCGCGTTCACGAGACGAATACGTCTGGAAGCCTTGAGCCTCTCTCCATAAATCGGCCCGAGATCCGGAAGCCGGCTCCACCGCTCCAGGGCGTTCGTGTCGATCTTATTATCCGGGACGCCGATCGGCTCAAAAGCAGGCTCGCCGGCATTGCAGTTGAGGAATGTCAGCGCTTCCGGATAGTGGCGGCGAAGCTCCTCGTGGGAAATCGGCCAACCGGAAAACGGCACATGATCCCGCACCTCGAAATCCAGTTCGTCGAAAGTGACGCACCGGCCGCCCCAAAGCGCCGACGCACCACCGATGCCCGGACGGGACATCGCCATTGAAGGAGCATGACGGCCGTTGGTGAATTCGATATCGCCGGCACCGGCGTCTTCCGCCGCTCCGCCCGCGCCCATTTCGAGCAGGGTTACGGTGAGCCCGAGTTTCTCAAGCTTCAGAGCGAGTGCCAACCCGACGGGGCCTGCGCCGACGATGCAGACATCCGTCGTTTCCGTCTCAGAATCTGCTGAAGCCATGTATGCCTTCGAGAGAGAACCCCGGATCACCAGCAGATAGAGCAGGCCTGCAGAAATGGAACTGCCCATTCGGATGAGGCTTGGGGAATTCTCGGCTTCCGATATCGAGCGCTACTCCTTGAGTTACAGAGGCCCAGACCCAGGTTCCGCAGCCGCAACCGGATCGGCCATCCGCGACCTTTTCGAACCACAACAAAACCGGCCGACGTCCTGATCGCCCGTATCGGCTAGGCGATGCGTTGCGATTGCCTCAGCGGAGCGACCGACGCCGATCCACCTGCGGAGCGGGCAACGCGGCCCTCGACCGGGTGAGCCGGATCGGTAAAGCCCGGTGTCGACGGATGACCGGTTGCGACTAGACGATCGACCAGCGCCTCGTCCTCTGCGTCCAGCTTGACCTCGAGCGCGCGGACATAACCGTCCCAATGCTCCTCGGTGCGCGGGCCGGCAATCGCCGACGTGACGAGTTGGTTGTTGAGCACCCAGGCGAGCGCGAAATCCGCAGCCGCAATCCCTTTCGCGTGTGCATGCGCGGCGATCTGCTTGGCGAGCGCGATCGATTCCTCGCGGAACTCCACGTCGTGCATGCGCTTGTCCCCGCGCCCGGCACGCGTATCGGCGGCCGGCTCCTCCCCGACATTGTACTTGCCGGTGAGGATGCCGCGCGCGAGCGGGCTGTAGGAAACCACGCCGAGACCATAAGCGGCAGCGGCCGGCAACTGCTCGGCTTCCGCCGTGCGGTTGACGATGTTGTAGAGCGGCTGGCTGGCGATCGGCCTATCGATTCCCAGCTGGTCCGCGAGGTGGGATACCTCGGCGATACGCCAGCCGCGGAAATTCGAAACGCCGAAGTAACGCAGCTTGCCAGCCCTGATCAGATCGGCGATGGCCCGCATCGGCTCATCCAGAGGTGCATCGAAAACGGAACGGTGGAAATAGAGGATGTCGATATAATCGGTGCCCAGATTGCGCAACGAGTTCTCGACCGTCTGGAAGACCCATTTGCGCGAATGGCCGCCCTGGTTGGGTTTGTTATTGTGGAAATTGACGAACTTCGTCGCCACAACCCAGTCGTCGCGATGAGCCTTGATGCCGCGCCCGACGACCTCCTCCGATTTGCCATCGTGGTAGACGTCGGCGGTATCGATAAAGTTGATCCCCTGGTCTCGCGCCTTGTCGATAATGCGCAAGGCCACGTCGTCCGGCGTCTGGTTGCCGAACATCATGGCCCCCAGTGTCAGCGGCGAAACCTTCAGGGCGCTGCGGCCCAGATAGCGATACTCAACCATGCAAAATCTCCCGGTCTTTCCGTTGGATAATATTCGGCTGGCAGTGTCCGGGAAATAGCGCGCACCCGAAAGGTCGTCACGCACCAAAAGATAGAAGAAGCCGAACTCCTTTTTCGTCTCGGCCAGCAGATTGAGGATTTGCTCCCGGATGGGCGAGATTTGGCGCCGATACCGATGCGTCAAAGCCGGTCAAAGCCTGTGTGCCCCGTCGATACGCCGCGCCGTCCAAACTCCACCTTTCGGCTGCAGCAGGATCTCCATCATTGGCGACCCACGTAATTTTTTCAGAAGCTGACCGCCTTCGGCTCGATGGCCACCAGCCGGCCGCCGTCGATCTTGTAAAGCCCGATCTTACGCTCCGCCATTCCGCTCGGCGTGAAACGGAACAGGCCCGTAACGCCTCGAAACCCCGTCTTCGTCGTCAACGCCTCCGGCGTCAGCGCCGTTGCACCCTTGCCTCTGACGATGCCGGCAGCGACCGCGATACTGTCGTAACCCTCCGCGGCATAGACCGAGAGCGAACGCTTGTTGAAGCGGCGATATCGTTCGCCGATCAACAGGGACGCGTCCGGATCGGCCGCTGCGATGATGACATTGGAGGCAGCCGGATCGGCATAAAGCTCTATTGGCCAGTGGCTGGTTCCGACCACGGCCAGTTTGCCGAAAGAGGCCCTGACACCCTTGAGGACGGTTCCGACCGTTGCAGAATCCCCCATCAGCACCAAGGCACCGGCATCATCGAGCAGAGCCTTGTTGCGGATAAGCAGGTCGCCAAGCGGCGCGGCTGGATCATAACGGACCACGCCGATCAGTGCGCCGCCGGCCTGGCCGACCGCGGATCTCAGGCGCTCCTCGTCGACACCGGCTATGCTATTGGGCGTCAGGACGACAACTCTCTTATGGCCGGAGGTGATGACCGGGCGCACGCCCCGCGCAACACTCGCCACCTCATCGAACCCGAAATTGAAGACGTTCGCGCCAGCCACAGGGCTTGAAAGATTGATCAGCGGCGGTCGCTGATCGGCCGGAATGGCAGCAATCGCCGCCGTCGTCGCCTGCGGCGCATAGCTGATCAGCAGACCGGAATTGCGTGCTCTTGCAGCGGCAAGCGCCGGGGCCACGGCAGCCGGCCCCTCCGCCACGTCGACCACCTTGATCTTCATGACGCCGGCATCGTCAAGTTCGCCGATGGCAAGGGCCGCACCGTCACGTATGTCGCGCGCAGCACCCTCATAGGTGCCGTTCGGCGCTTTGGTTAGAAGCACGGTGACTTCCGTCGAGCCGCGCCCGAATGTTTCCTCAACCACGGATGGCGGCGGCTTCAGCGCCTTGTCGTCGAGAACCCTGTCGGCAACGGACGAGGATTCGCATCCGGACAGGATAGCGACAGCCAGCAAACCCAGCAGCGATATACGTATCGGACGCAGGCGCGTCGTCATTCGGAAGGCCTTATGAGTAACGTCGGCGAGATCTGAAGGGTAAAAGAACGAACGTCCTTGCGGCATTTCCTGGACCACTCTGCGGCCTTCTTGGTTGTGGTAAGGCCATGCTATCCCAGACAAAAATCATTAACAAGCACCCTCGCTGAAATATAAAATTTTATACGTTTTATCTCAAATAACTTATTTATAGATTATCTATCTTCAAAAACCAGAAATTCAGCAGAGCTTGTTAGCATCTCTCTACCAAGGGAGATAAAAAATGGCGAATAAGAAGAATACCCTGAAAATCGCAATCGCTACAGCTCTCACATTACCATTCATTGCTTCAACTTCAGTCTCCGCTCCGATCGCAAACCAGCAGTTTCCGACAAATACTGGAGCCGGCGTAGCGGTTATCGGAACTCATGTCCTGGAATATCTTCCGACGACGCTCTCCATCATGGCTTCGCTTGCGTTCCGGAACGTACAGGTTGCCGCAGCATTTCAGACATTCAGCCAGCTCGGCTCGACGATCGCGCTGCCCGCGGCGAGACCTGCGAATGTAGTCGAGGTCGCTATCAAACCGGCCGACCTGTCACCATCCAAGCGCGTAGCGCCGACAACGCCCAACGGCGCCGTGTTCGATACGGTCGCCATCCCCTTCAAGCGCCTTGCCGCCTTGAAGAAGCTCGCGCCCGCTCTCGAAGAGATGAACAGCGGCACCGCGGTGAAATGCAACGGCAAGGGCTGCAGCCCGGCCTTCGCCGCCATCCAGCTCGTCGGTCTGAACACGTCGCAATCGTCGATCCGCGACAAGCTCAACGCCGTCAATGCCGCCGTGAACCAGTCCATTCGCTACCGCACCGACCAGGACGCCTACAAGGTTACCGACCGTTGGAGCACGCCCCGGGAAACGCTGAGCCTGCAGCAGGGCGATTGCGAAGATTTCGCGATCCTGAAAATGGCGGCACTTCGCGCGGAAGGCATCGACCCCGAGCAGATGTCGATCGTCGTCCTGTTCGACCAGAAGCGGCACTTCTACCACGCCGTCCTTTCGGTCGAAGCCGGCGGCAAGTTCTTCATCCTCGACAACATGCGCAACCAGGTTCTCCTGGATACGCAGCTTCCCGACTACATGCCGCTCTATTCGATCAAGGGCGGCAAGGGCTTCCTGCACGGCTCCCGCCGCAAGGACCAGAACGTCGCGATGGCAACGCCGCTGGAAAAGATTGCGCCAGGCGAAGGTGTAAACTTCTAGGCTTTCTGGGCCGGGATGCGATGCGCTCCGGCCCTGGGCGTCAATAACGGGAAATATAGCCGATCAACATCGGCTTTTCATGTGCCGGGGCAAGGGCCAGGTTGATCTGACCCTTGATGACCTGCCTGGCGCAGGAAATCGTGAAGCCGGTATTCAAGGTCTTGCCGCGATTCATCTGCAGCGTGTCCATCGCGTCTTCGATCTGCGTGTCGATCGAGAACTTCAGGGTCTTCATCAGCTGCGACGTATCCTCCCCCACCAACCGCTGCCGAAGCATGACAAGAAACGGTTCGTTGAAGAACTGCAACCGCTTTTCACGTGTCAACACGACCGTCGGGGACGGCGATGCCTGAACCAGCGCACCGAGATTTTCGAGCGACGAGACTTCCTCGACCGTCGCCAGCCGTCCAAGCGCCCATTTGAGGCTGAGGACGCGCAGCAGCGAGGTGAGATTGCCCCCCTCCGGCATCTGGGCCGCGGTGTACTGAACCAGATCGCCGGTGGTTATCTTGCCTGCCGCCGACATGCGGCTGAGGCCTTCCCAATAGATTTTCTCGAGCCTGATACCGCGACGCTCGCCATTGCGCGCCACGACCGCGCGAAAACGCGGCTCGACTTCTTCCTTGTCGATAATCGGCAGCGGATCGCCCGCAGGTTCGATGCCGGACATTGAAAGCGCACCTG
It encodes:
- a CDS encoding ribbon-helix-helix domain-containing protein encodes the protein MSGIEPAGDPLPIIDKEEVEPRFRAVVARNGERRGIRLEKIYWEGLSRMSAAGKITTGDLVQYTAAQMPEGGNLTSLLRVLSLKWALGRLATVEEVSSLENLGALVQASPSPTVVLTREKRLQFFNEPFLVMLRQRLVGEDTSQLMKTLKFSIDTQIEDAMDTLQMNRGKTLNTGFTISCARQVIKGQINLALAPAHEKPMLIGYISRY
- a CDS encoding ABC transporter substrate-binding protein, producing MTTRLRPIRISLLGLLAVAILSGCESSSVADRVLDDKALKPPPSVVEETFGRGSTEVTVLLTKAPNGTYEGAARDIRDGAALAIGELDDAGVMKIKVVDVAEGPAAVAPALAAARARNSGLLISYAPQATTAAIAAIPADQRPPLINLSSPVAGANVFNFGFDEVASVARGVRPVITSGHKRVVVLTPNSIAGVDEERLRSAVGQAGGALIGVVRYDPAAPLGDLLIRNKALLDDAGALVLMGDSATVGTVLKGVRASFGKLAVVGTSHWPIELYADPAASNVIIAAADPDASLLIGERYRRFNKRSLSVYAAEGYDSIAVAAGIVRGKGATALTPEALTTKTGFRGVTGLFRFTPSGMAERKIGLYKIDGGRLVAIEPKAVSF
- a CDS encoding aldo/keto reductase, which gives rise to MVEYRYLGRSALKVSPLTLGAMMFGNQTPDDVALRIIDKARDQGINFIDTADVYHDGKSEEVVGRGIKAHRDDWVVATKFVNFHNNKPNQGGHSRKWVFQTVENSLRNLGTDYIDILYFHRSVFDAPLDEPMRAIADLIRAGKLRYFGVSNFRGWRIAEVSHLADQLGIDRPIASQPLYNIVNRTAEAEQLPAAAAYGLGVVSYSPLARGILTGKYNVGEEPAADTRAGRGDKRMHDVEFREESIALAKQIAAHAHAKGIAAADFALAWVLNNQLVTSAIAGPRTEEHWDGYVRALEVKLDAEDEALVDRLVATGHPSTPGFTDPAHPVEGRVARSAGGSASVAPLRQSQRIA
- a CDS encoding GMC family oxidoreductase; this encodes MASADSETETTDVCIVGAGPVGLALALKLEKLGLTVTLLEMGAGGAAEDAGAGDIEFTNGRHAPSMAMSRPGIGGASALWGGRCVTFDELDFEVRDHVPFSGWPISHEELRRHYPEALTFLNCNAGEPAFEPIGVPDNKIDTNALERWSRLPDLGPIYGERLKASRRIRLVNATVAGITLDASRARVESLTAYSAGQESQITARAFVLAGGGLENARLLLALRERRPEALGGPEGPLGRFYQGHLTGYIAVLQFDQPRIASHFAFNIDDENYVFRRRLQITPAIQAEEKLLNCVFWIDAISVADPVHGSGALSLIYLFLKIFGLYRRLSNGLAPTARGPENIDRRQHWRNIRTDRRTLFDLFGSVLNMLKRRMEPWRTLINPKGRYLLRYHAEQVPNPESRVHLQPQGGAGTRAALVVDYRVTEQDLSSVLKSHEILDMWLRRTGLGRLEYLHDTLQRRQAVLSQAFDGYHQIGLSPMSGNPDDGVTDADCCVHGIGNLYLAGSGLFPTGGHANPTLPAVALALRLAGHLSEKFRR
- a CDS encoding transglutaminase-like cysteine peptidase: MASLAFRNVQVAAAFQTFSQLGSTIALPAARPANVVEVAIKPADLSPSKRVAPTTPNGAVFDTVAIPFKRLAALKKLAPALEEMNSGTAVKCNGKGCSPAFAAIQLVGLNTSQSSIRDKLNAVNAAVNQSIRYRTDQDAYKVTDRWSTPRETLSLQQGDCEDFAILKMAALRAEGIDPEQMSIVVLFDQKRHFYHAVLSVEAGGKFFILDNMRNQVLLDTQLPDYMPLYSIKGGKGFLHGSRRKDQNVAMATPLEKIAPGEGVNF
- a CDS encoding O-antigen ligase family protein, with product MRIAKSALIDPAHNEVYGVAAVALSFFVFAYSSRFGQISILAYYGVWFLLLLADYRRALGNYLKYLWILGFALFCFISAFWSPAFGISLRTAIQYLTHVVCALVAMRTISVLTLTRGAIVGTAIVLLFSMLFGTYLYDAIDGSYSFVGAFSSKNQLGFYASLGLFFAASYLLIWRQKGLWLMASGGVGLLSAYCLLASQSATSAITTAGVLALCVGYMPVAHLFPNHRKLLVAGLVVIGVVAIIGALQIGAVDAVLGIFGKDSTLTGRTYLWQQGIEAIRENPILGTGYQGYWVPGFADAERLWDDFFITARSGFHFHNTFIEVAVETGLVGLALLCMIMLTNVFGHLSAMLSRNRDPGSTLLCALSVLLLIRAFVEVDVLFPYQIGSFLMFYAAGRLTLRQKSAPLTYPSRPRRTIIA